A stretch of Thermomicrobium roseum DSM 5159 DNA encodes these proteins:
- a CDS encoding nitroreductase family protein → MSETTIQVAEAVLAAIRNRRSVKQVRPDPVPRELIEQLLEAAVWAPNHHLTQPWRFFVLTGEARVALGEVLARDPALTPAKREAIRQKPLRAPVLIAVAVEPDPARPLLDELAAGAAAIQNMLLAAHALGLGAIWRTGRAIEDPAVKEFLGLSDRAVLPGFVYIGYPAALPEPPARRPASTCTEWIDAERAAAARDRLLATLDHSPARHD, encoded by the coding sequence GTGTCGGAGACGACGATCCAGGTGGCTGAAGCGGTCCTCGCGGCCATCCGTAATCGCCGCAGCGTCAAGCAGGTACGGCCCGATCCGGTGCCGCGCGAGCTGATCGAGCAGCTGCTCGAGGCGGCTGTCTGGGCACCCAATCACCATCTCACGCAACCCTGGCGCTTCTTCGTCCTCACTGGTGAGGCCCGGGTCGCCTTGGGCGAGGTGCTGGCCCGCGATCCTGCCCTCACACCCGCCAAGCGGGAGGCGATCCGCCAGAAGCCGCTCCGCGCACCGGTGCTCATCGCGGTCGCTGTCGAGCCCGATCCGGCTCGTCCCTTGCTGGACGAGTTGGCAGCCGGTGCGGCAGCGATCCAGAACATGCTCCTGGCTGCCCATGCGCTCGGACTCGGTGCCATCTGGCGGACCGGCCGGGCGATCGAGGATCCAGCGGTCAAGGAGTTCCTCGGTCTCTCGGATCGAGCAGTTCTGCCGGGTTTCGTCTATATCGGCTACCCGGCTGCTCTGCCCGAACCACCAGCACGGCGTCCGGCGAGCACGTGCACCGAGTGGATCGATGCCGAGCGTGCCGCTGCCGCTCGCGATCGCCTGCTCGCGACGTTGGATCACTCGCCCGCGCGACACGACTGA
- a CDS encoding YifB family Mg chelatase-like AAA ATPase, with protein MLACVHSSAVVGLEGVLVEVEVDIGPGNPGLTIVGLPDAAVQEARERVRAAIRNSGARFPLSGRITVNLAPADIRKEGPAYDLPIALGILLASGQVSADLTDTVVLGELSLDGTVRHTAGILPMVGIAREHGLRRAIVPAEDAAEAALVEGIEVIPVQSLNELLAHLDGQAPIAPLPPTPIELGDEPLSGIDFAEIKGQEHVKRGLELAAAGGHNVIAVGPPGAGKTLLARALPTILPPLTREEALEVTRIYSVAGLLPSGSPLIRHRPFRAPHHTISFAGMIGGGAWPRPGEVTLAHRGVLFLDELPEFSPRVLEVLRQPLEDRLVTISRASGAVTFPASFLLVAAMNPCPCGYHGDPVRACRCSPHEVARYQKRISGPLLDRIDIHLPVPRVEFDKLADHRTGEPSAAVRARVEAARAVQQLRFGDSRRLNSEMTPAEIRRYCRLDEAGERLLRTAVERLGLSARGYHRVLKLARTIADLAGAERIAAVHVAEALQYRPQEVG; from the coding sequence GTGCTCGCCTGTGTCCACAGCTCGGCGGTCGTCGGCCTGGAAGGGGTGCTGGTCGAAGTCGAGGTCGACATCGGGCCGGGTAATCCCGGCTTGACCATCGTCGGCCTGCCGGACGCCGCTGTCCAGGAGGCGCGCGAGCGCGTCCGCGCAGCGATCCGCAACAGCGGGGCGCGCTTTCCGCTGAGCGGTCGCATCACCGTCAATCTCGCTCCCGCCGATATCCGCAAGGAGGGACCGGCGTACGACCTTCCCATCGCGCTCGGTATCTTGCTGGCGAGCGGGCAGGTCAGTGCCGATCTCACCGATACGGTCGTGCTGGGCGAGCTCTCGCTCGACGGGACGGTGCGTCATACCGCTGGTATCCTGCCGATGGTCGGTATCGCCCGCGAGCACGGGCTGCGTCGCGCCATCGTCCCCGCTGAGGACGCAGCCGAGGCCGCGCTGGTCGAGGGGATCGAAGTGATCCCCGTCCAGAGCTTGAACGAACTTCTCGCGCATCTCGACGGTCAGGCACCGATCGCCCCGCTCCCGCCGACGCCGATCGAGCTGGGTGACGAGCCGCTGAGCGGGATCGATTTCGCGGAGATCAAAGGACAAGAGCACGTCAAGCGCGGGCTGGAACTGGCAGCAGCTGGCGGACATAACGTCATCGCCGTCGGACCTCCCGGTGCCGGCAAGACACTTCTGGCTCGCGCCTTGCCGACCATTCTTCCGCCGCTCACCCGTGAGGAGGCGCTCGAGGTCACTCGCATCTACTCGGTCGCCGGGCTGCTCCCCAGCGGATCACCGCTCATCCGCCACCGACCGTTCCGCGCACCGCACCATACGATCAGCTTCGCCGGCATGATCGGTGGTGGTGCCTGGCCCCGGCCCGGCGAGGTGACGCTGGCACACCGTGGAGTCCTCTTCCTCGACGAGTTGCCCGAGTTCAGCCCGCGGGTCCTCGAGGTCCTTCGCCAGCCGCTCGAGGACCGCCTCGTCACCATCTCGCGCGCCAGTGGCGCCGTCACCTTCCCGGCCTCGTTCTTGCTCGTTGCCGCCATGAATCCCTGTCCCTGCGGCTACCACGGCGACCCGGTTCGCGCCTGCCGGTGCAGCCCTCACGAGGTCGCGCGCTACCAGAAGCGGATCTCCGGTCCCCTGCTCGACCGCATCGATATTCACCTGCCTGTCCCGCGCGTCGAGTTCGACAAGCTGGCCGACCACCGGACCGGAGAGCCCTCCGCGGCGGTCCGGGCTCGCGTCGAAGCCGCCCGAGCCGTGCAACAGCTCCGCTTCGGCGATTCGCGGCGACTCAACAGCGAGATGACCCCGGCCGAGATCCGTCGGTACTGCCGGTTGGACGAGGCGGGCGAGCGCTTACTCCGTACGGCAGTTGAGCGGCTGGGGCTCTCGGCGCGGGGATATCACCGCGTCCTCAAGCTCGCGCGGACGATCGCTGATCTCGCTGGCGCGGAGCGGATCGCCGCCGTTCACGTCGCCGAAGCGCTCCAGTACCGGCCGCAGGAGGTCGGCTGA
- a CDS encoding nucleotidyltransferase domain-containing protein, with the protein MRVSWPDLTLPELVARLEQAARALAEELPLRRLVLFGSWVQGRATAASDVDVLVIYADPPRADAFAVAWRVLTAAGLPRVEPHVYTESQAAQLAPTLAAMTRPAIAVYPPPSDRPSPGADQAVE; encoded by the coding sequence GTGCGCGTCTCGTGGCCCGACCTGACGCTTCCTGAACTCGTGGCTCGGCTCGAGCAGGCTGCCCGCGCGCTGGCAGAGGAGTTGCCGCTGCGCCGGCTCGTCCTCTTCGGATCCTGGGTCCAAGGTCGCGCCACAGCGGCCAGTGATGTCGACGTCCTCGTGATCTACGCTGACCCACCGCGCGCGGACGCCTTCGCGGTCGCCTGGCGCGTGCTCACTGCCGCTGGTCTGCCGCGCGTCGAGCCGCACGTCTACACTGAATCCCAGGCAGCGCAGCTCGCTCCGACCCTCGCGGCCATGACTCGGCCGGCCATCGCCGTCTATCCACCCCCATCTGACCGTCCTTCTCCAGGGGCCGACCAGGCAGTAGAATGA
- a CDS encoding HEPN domain-containing protein, translating to MERSRDWPERAAGDLALARHAFAGGFFDWTVFAAQQAAEKAVKAALQRLGAEAWGYAVAGLLRALAERLPVPEELIAAALELDKGYIAARNPDAHPAGAPRILYTRAEAERALAHAERILDFCARLVARPDAS from the coding sequence GTGGAACGGAGTCGCGACTGGCCCGAGCGGGCAGCGGGCGATCTCGCGCTAGCCCGTCACGCTTTCGCTGGCGGTTTCTTCGACTGGACAGTCTTCGCAGCCCAGCAAGCAGCCGAGAAAGCGGTCAAGGCTGCGCTCCAACGACTCGGGGCGGAAGCCTGGGGCTATGCGGTGGCCGGGCTGCTCCGGGCGCTGGCCGAGCGCTTGCCGGTTCCCGAAGAACTCATCGCTGCCGCGCTCGAACTCGACAAGGGATACATCGCGGCTCGCAATCCCGATGCGCATCCAGCAGGCGCTCCCCGCATCCTCTACACGCGAGCGGAAGCGGAAAGGGCTCTCGCCCATGCCGAACGAATCCTCGACTTCTGTGCGCGTCTCGTGGCCCGACCTGACGCTTCCTGA